One part of the Flavobacterium johnsoniae UW101 genome encodes these proteins:
- a CDS encoding SDR family oxidoreductase has product MNLSNNKILITGGASGIGLGLTERFIQENNTVIICGRRESVLNDVKAKFPSVITKVCDLSKEEDRTALYEWIAANHPDLNVLINNAGIQNWMSITDTDFYANMKNELTTNIEAPLHLTSLFIQLQSLKTVMNVTSGLAFSPFAKVPVYSATKAFFRSFTLSLRHLLKEKNIEVIEIIPPALNTDLGGIGLHDAHPSVSSFIESIFEQLKEGRQELTFGTSETRLNASVPELKASFNALHDN; this is encoded by the coding sequence ATGAATTTATCAAACAACAAAATTTTAATTACGGGAGGTGCAAGCGGTATCGGACTTGGACTTACCGAACGATTTATTCAGGAAAACAATACCGTGATTATTTGCGGCAGAAGAGAATCAGTTTTAAATGACGTTAAAGCAAAATTCCCTTCAGTAATTACAAAAGTATGCGACCTTTCTAAAGAAGAAGACCGCACCGCACTTTATGAATGGATTGCAGCTAATCATCCTGATTTAAACGTATTAATCAACAATGCCGGAATTCAAAACTGGATGTCGATTACGGATACTGATTTTTATGCAAACATGAAAAATGAGCTGACTACCAACATTGAAGCTCCACTGCATTTAACTTCACTATTTATTCAGTTACAATCTCTAAAAACGGTAATGAATGTAACTTCTGGATTGGCATTTTCACCATTTGCAAAAGTTCCGGTTTATTCGGCTACAAAAGCGTTTTTTAGATCGTTTACACTTTCACTTCGTCATTTATTAAAAGAAAAAAACATCGAAGTAATCGAAATTATTCCGCCGGCATTAAACACAGATTTGGGTGGAATTGGTCTTCACGACGCACATCCAAGCGTAAGCAGTTTTATAGAATCAATTTTTGAACAGTTGAAAGAAGGAAGACAAGAACTTACTTTTGGAACCAGCGAAACGAGATTAAATGCAAGCGTTCCAGAATTAAAAGCGTCATTTAACGCATTACACGATAACTGA
- a CDS encoding 2'-5' RNA ligase family protein has protein sequence MEKTYSVVFYSKTLVEPVKKLKDFLRSKIKWYNSCNSEAHITICEFTIDESKLDSIKQKLAKISDTFTPFQVNLDHFDSFPKAGAFFIGVNDDSKNNLVPIMKKTHETLKPLKHKSDNPHLSIGRKLTPENLKIASELFTTIDLQFECNEIVLREFDPLVKQFFVIDSFKFGSNPEPEFVQGRLF, from the coding sequence ATGGAGAAAACATATTCGGTTGTATTTTATTCTAAAACATTGGTTGAGCCTGTTAAAAAATTGAAAGACTTTTTAAGAAGCAAAATTAAATGGTACAACAGCTGTAATTCTGAAGCACATATTACGATTTGTGAATTTACAATTGATGAATCAAAGCTTGATTCCATCAAACAAAAGCTTGCCAAAATTTCAGATACTTTTACACCTTTTCAAGTAAATTTAGATCATTTTGATTCCTTTCCAAAAGCCGGTGCTTTTTTTATTGGTGTAAATGACGATTCAAAAAATAATCTTGTACCCATCATGAAAAAGACTCACGAAACTTTAAAACCTTTAAAGCATAAAAGTGATAATCCACATCTGTCAATTGGACGAAAATTAACTCCTGAAAACCTTAAAATTGCTTCTGAACTTTTTACCACAATTGACCTTCAATTTGAGTGCAATGAAATTGTTTTAAGAGAATTTGATCCCCTAGTAAAACAGTTTTTTGTAATTGATTCTTTTAAATTTGGAAGTAATCCAGAACCTGAGTTTGTTCAGGGAAGACTTTTTTAA
- a CDS encoding SDR family oxidoreductase, whose amino-acid sequence MAVNTKTALVTGGSRGLGKNMAIAIAKKGIDVIITYNSKKEEADLVVKEIESLGQKAAALQLNVAESNTFDAFYKEVESTLKNTFKTDKFDFLINNAGIGIHNSFIGTTEAEFDQLTNIQFKGPFFLTQKGLNVMNDGGGIVNISTGLARFSFPGYAAYASMKGAIETLTKYQAKELGARKIRVNVVAPGAIETDFGGGVVRDNEQMNQQIASVTALGRVGLPDDIGGVVAFLCTEEARWINAQRIEASGGMML is encoded by the coding sequence ATGGCAGTAAATACAAAAACAGCTCTGGTTACAGGAGGAAGCAGAGGTTTAGGAAAAAATATGGCAATTGCGATTGCAAAGAAAGGAATCGACGTAATTATTACGTACAACAGCAAAAAAGAAGAAGCTGATTTAGTAGTAAAAGAAATCGAAAGTTTAGGTCAAAAAGCGGCTGCACTTCAATTAAATGTTGCTGAATCAAATACTTTTGATGCTTTCTACAAAGAAGTAGAATCAACTTTAAAAAACACTTTTAAAACAGACAAATTTGACTTTTTAATCAACAATGCCGGAATTGGAATTCACAATTCTTTCATTGGAACAACTGAAGCTGAATTTGATCAATTAACTAACATTCAGTTTAAAGGTCCGTTCTTCTTAACTCAAAAAGGTTTAAACGTAATGAATGATGGCGGCGGAATCGTAAATATTTCTACAGGTTTAGCCAGATTCTCATTTCCGGGTTATGCTGCTTATGCTTCTATGAAAGGTGCCATTGAAACTTTAACTAAATATCAGGCAAAAGAACTTGGAGCAAGAAAAATCAGAGTTAATGTCGTGGCTCCAGGCGCTATCGAAACAGATTTTGGAGGCGGAGTGGTTCGCGACAATGAGCAGATGAACCAGCAGATTGCTTCAGTAACTGCTCTTGGAAGAGTTGGTTTACCAGATGATATTGGCGGTGTTGTTGCCTTTTTATGTACCGAAGAGGCTCGCTGGATAAACGCACAAAGAATCGAAGCTTCTGGGGGAATGATGCTTTAA
- a CDS encoding efflux RND transporter permease subunit, whose amino-acid sequence MNLIRFALRKPISILVLVAGLFFFGIGAIKDIKVDILPKMNLPVIYIAHPFGGYTPDQMEAYFAKNYVNVLPFSNGIKSVETKNIQGLMIMKLTYYEGTNMAQAAAELSALSNRIQAVFPPGTQPPFIIRFDASSLPIGQLVLSSKIRSNNELQDLANVYVRASFTSIPGLLSPAPFGGSPRTIEVNVDPDLLRSHNMTPDQIVEAIRLNNQTAPSGNVRMGDKNYITPTNNTIKEIKDFEQIPLFKGGVQNLKLGDVASVKDGADITAGYALVNGKRSVYISIAKAGDASTWDVVQKLKSELPKIQSTLPEDVKLSYEFDQSVYVINSVKSLITEGIIGAVLTGLMVLLFLGDRRAALIVIMTIPISIISGVLFLKLFGQTINLMSLSGLALAIGILVDESTVTIENIHQHLDMGKPKALAIWDACQEIALPKLLILLCILAVFAPAFTMVGIPGALFLPLALAIGFSMVISFLLSQTFVPVMANWMMKGHEKHAHGPEITDDEAEFNDSGITPESEQNLITQKKGYVEREDTNNNGKISVFERFKIRFMRTLDRLFVHKKITTIVYLTGSIILAVIFISLIGKDVFPRTNSSQFQLRMRAVDGTRLERTEEQARIVLKELEKMVGKDHIGISSVYVGQHPSLFSINPIYLFMAGSHEAVFQVSLKDYHEDMDDFKDEFRARLKKVLPDTKLSFEPIELTDKVLSQGSPTPIEIRVAGKDKKRNELYATQIVDKLKAISYFRDVQIGQPIHYPAMNIDIDRTRAAELGVDMNDISRSLVASTSSSRYTEKNNWVDEKAGLSYSVQVQVPLNKMKSKTDIGEIPVLKNSLRPVLSDVAKITPGFVSGENDNLGAMPYITVTANIYQTDLGTASKDVSKTISSLGELPRGLFITPIGLSTVLTETLSSLQTGLLVAVFVIFLMLAANFQSFKVSLVILTTVPAVVLGALLMLTITGSTLNLQSYMGIIMSVGVSIANAVLLVTNAEQLRKINGNALQSAREAAALRLRPIIMTSVAMIAGMLPMAIGHGEGGDQVSPLGRAVIGGLLFSTFAVLLILPQIFAWAQEKTSTQSVSLDPEDEESIHYISSISKSKVGK is encoded by the coding sequence ATGAATTTAATACGTTTTGCACTCCGCAAACCCATTTCCATTTTAGTATTGGTTGCGGGTCTATTTTTCTTCGGAATTGGTGCCATCAAAGACATTAAGGTAGATATTTTACCAAAAATGAATTTGCCGGTTATCTATATCGCGCACCCGTTTGGAGGTTACACACCAGACCAGATGGAGGCCTATTTTGCCAAAAACTACGTAAACGTTTTACCTTTCTCGAACGGTATCAAATCTGTAGAAACCAAAAACATTCAGGGGTTAATGATTATGAAATTAACCTATTATGAAGGAACGAACATGGCTCAGGCTGCTGCCGAGTTAAGTGCGCTTTCAAACAGAATCCAGGCGGTTTTCCCTCCGGGAACGCAGCCTCCGTTTATCATTCGTTTTGATGCCTCTTCTCTGCCAATTGGTCAATTGGTTTTGAGCAGTAAAATACGTTCAAACAACGAATTACAGGATTTAGCCAACGTTTATGTTCGTGCTTCATTTACTTCGATTCCTGGTTTATTATCTCCGGCTCCTTTTGGAGGAAGTCCAAGAACAATTGAGGTAAACGTTGACCCGGATTTACTTCGTTCTCATAATATGACGCCAGACCAAATCGTAGAAGCGATTCGTTTGAATAACCAAACGGCTCCTTCTGGAAACGTGCGTATGGGCGACAAAAACTATATTACGCCAACTAACAATACGATTAAAGAAATTAAAGATTTTGAGCAGATTCCTTTATTTAAAGGCGGTGTTCAAAACTTAAAATTAGGCGATGTTGCGTCTGTAAAAGACGGTGCCGACATTACAGCAGGTTATGCTTTGGTAAACGGAAAACGTTCGGTTTACATTAGTATTGCAAAAGCGGGAGATGCTTCGACTTGGGATGTAGTTCAGAAATTAAAATCAGAATTGCCTAAAATTCAAAGCACACTTCCGGAAGACGTAAAATTATCATACGAATTTGACCAGTCAGTTTATGTAATCAACTCCGTAAAAAGTTTGATTACTGAGGGAATTATTGGTGCGGTTTTAACCGGATTAATGGTTTTATTATTCCTTGGTGACCGTCGTGCAGCTTTAATCGTAATTATGACGATTCCAATTTCGATTATTTCCGGGGTTTTATTCCTGAAATTATTTGGGCAGACGATCAACTTAATGTCATTATCAGGATTAGCTCTTGCAATTGGTATTTTGGTGGATGAAAGTACGGTAACGATCGAAAATATTCACCAGCATCTCGACATGGGAAAACCAAAAGCACTCGCTATTTGGGATGCCTGTCAGGAAATTGCTCTACCAAAATTATTGATCTTACTTTGTATTCTAGCCGTATTTGCACCAGCATTTACAATGGTTGGTATTCCGGGAGCATTGTTCCTTCCTCTGGCTTTAGCAATTGGATTCTCAATGGTTATTTCATTCTTATTATCTCAAACTTTTGTACCTGTAATGGCAAACTGGATGATGAAAGGACATGAAAAACATGCACATGGACCAGAAATTACTGATGACGAAGCCGAATTTAATGACAGCGGTATAACTCCAGAATCTGAACAAAATCTAATCACTCAGAAAAAGGGTTATGTAGAAAGAGAAGATACAAATAACAACGGAAAGATAAGTGTTTTCGAACGTTTCAAAATTCGTTTCATGCGAACTTTAGATCGTTTGTTTGTTCATAAAAAAATTACAACAATTGTTTATTTAACAGGTTCAATAATTCTTGCTGTAATATTTATTAGTTTAATTGGAAAAGACGTTTTCCCGAGAACCAATTCAAGCCAATTTCAGCTGAGAATGCGCGCAGTTGATGGAACACGTTTAGAGAGAACCGAAGAACAAGCCAGAATTGTTTTAAAAGAACTGGAAAAAATGGTGGGCAAAGATCATATCGGAATTTCTTCTGTTTATGTCGGTCAGCACCCTTCTCTATTCTCGATCAACCCAATTTATCTTTTTATGGCAGGTTCTCACGAAGCGGTTTTCCAAGTGAGTTTGAAAGACTATCACGAAGATATGGACGACTTTAAAGATGAGTTTAGAGCAAGACTTAAAAAAGTACTGCCGGATACTAAGCTTTCTTTTGAGCCAATCGAATTGACAGATAAAGTTTTAAGTCAGGGTTCTCCTACTCCAATTGAGATTCGAGTTGCCGGAAAAGACAAAAAAAGAAACGAATTATACGCTACTCAAATTGTAGACAAACTAAAAGCGATTTCTTATTTCAGAGACGTACAAATTGGTCAGCCAATACATTATCCAGCAATGAATATTGATATTGACAGAACTCGTGCTGCCGAATTAGGAGTTGATATGAATGACATTTCGCGTTCACTTGTGGCTTCGACCTCATCTTCTCGTTATACCGAAAAAAATAACTGGGTAGACGAAAAAGCAGGATTATCATATTCTGTTCAGGTTCAGGTGCCATTAAATAAAATGAAAAGCAAAACCGATATTGGAGAAATTCCGGTATTGAAAAATTCGCTTCGTCCTGTTTTAAGTGACGTTGCCAAAATTACACCGGGATTTGTAAGTGGTGAAAATGACAATTTAGGGGCCATGCCATACATTACCGTTACAGCAAACATCTACCAAACCGATTTAGGTACGGCATCAAAAGATGTAAGCAAAACAATTAGTTCATTAGGAGAATTGCCGCGTGGTTTATTTATTACACCAATTGGACTAAGTACTGTATTGACCGAAACATTAAGCAGTTTACAAACAGGATTATTGGTTGCCGTTTTCGTAATCTTCTTAATGTTGGCCGCTAATTTCCAGTCTTTCAAAGTTTCGTTAGTAATCTTAACAACAGTTCCTGCGGTAGTTTTAGGAGCATTATTAATGCTTACTATTACAGGTTCTACATTAAATTTACAGTCTTACATGGGAATCATCATGTCGGTTGGGGTTTCTATTGCAAACGCCGTACTTTTGGTCACGAATGCCGAACAGCTTCGAAAAATAAACGGAAATGCCTTACAATCTGCGCGTGAAGCGGCTGCGTTGCGTCTTCGTCCAATTATCATGACATCTGTTGCGATGATTGCGGGAATGCTGCCGATGGCAATTGGTCACGGCGAAGGAGGCGATCAGGTTTCTCCGTTAGGAAGAGCGGTTATTGGCGGATTATTATTTTCTACTTTTGCCGTATTATTAATCCTTCCGCAGATATTTGCGTGGGCACAAGAAAAAACATCGACACAATCTGTTTCTTTAGATCCTGAAGACGAAGAAAGCATCCATTATATTTCATCAATAAGTAAGTCGAAAGTTGGAAAGTAA
- a CDS encoding LytR/AlgR family response regulator transcription factor encodes MRDPKKCIIVDDEPAAHYVLANYIKQNPKLELVFQGYNGIEAMDYLRENKVDLMFLDINMPEISGMELLKIIPNHPKTILTTAYSEFALESYDYGVIDYLLKPIYFPRFLKAIDRFFSTETTKAKEEEIAINTVNVKVDGYFIEIELDQLLFAQSFGNYVKLHTTKRTYLASITTTELEKCLPEKNFMRIHKSYIVALDKIEATEKDFVVIKNEKLPIGITYKRELTDRLKK; translated from the coding sequence ATGAGAGATCCTAAAAAATGCATAATTGTAGATGATGAGCCTGCTGCGCATTATGTTTTAGCTAATTATATAAAACAAAATCCAAAGTTAGAGTTGGTTTTTCAGGGCTATAACGGCATTGAAGCAATGGATTATCTTAGAGAAAATAAAGTCGATTTGATGTTTCTGGATATTAATATGCCTGAGATTTCTGGAATGGAATTGTTAAAAATTATTCCCAATCATCCTAAAACAATCCTAACAACGGCTTATTCTGAATTTGCCCTTGAAAGTTATGATTACGGTGTAATTGATTATTTATTAAAACCAATTTATTTTCCGAGGTTTCTAAAAGCTATTGATCGTTTCTTTTCGACGGAAACTACAAAAGCGAAAGAAGAAGAAATTGCCATAAATACGGTTAATGTAAAAGTTGACGGTTATTTTATCGAAATAGAATTAGACCAGCTTTTGTTTGCACAGAGTTTTGGAAATTATGTGAAACTGCATACTACAAAACGCACTTATCTGGCATCTATAACCACAACTGAGTTAGAAAAATGCCTTCCGGAGAAGAATTTTATGCGTATTCATAAATCTTATATAGTGGCTCTGGATAAAATTGAAGCGACTGAAAAAGATTTTGTTGTTATTAAAAATGAAAAACTGCCTATTGGAATAACCTATAAAAGGGAATTAACCGACAGGTTAAAAAAGTAA
- a CDS encoding helix-turn-helix domain-containing protein: MKSLDSFYQDITEGSTVEPTSLLPNDIQKEIGHFNVFDIKELLERMKGKPGMPYDRRAYYKISLIRGKNRAEYADKIIDIEKQGLLFATPKIPYNYLPQDTNQGGQFCVFTSEFLSKSKSGIDLDELPIFASDGYPIFQLSDEEVEEVALIFKKIQKEINSDYIYKYDLIRNYVAELIHFGQKLQPITALYSKHNSAARVSSLFAELLERQFPIESPNQRLELRTAKDFAERLSVHVNHLNKVLKENTGKTTTELISTRLTNEAKILLKQTDWNISEIAYSLGFEELAHFSNFFKKQTSYTPIAFRA, translated from the coding sequence ATGAAATCTTTAGATTCATTTTACCAGGATATTACCGAAGGTTCAACAGTAGAGCCCACTTCCCTATTACCAAACGACATTCAAAAAGAGATTGGCCATTTTAATGTTTTTGATATTAAAGAACTTCTGGAACGTATGAAAGGAAAGCCTGGAATGCCTTATGACAGAAGAGCTTATTACAAAATAAGTTTGATTAGAGGGAAAAACAGAGCCGAATATGCTGATAAAATAATCGACATTGAAAAACAGGGATTGTTATTTGCAACTCCAAAAATTCCCTACAATTATTTACCGCAGGATACCAATCAGGGCGGACAGTTTTGTGTATTTACAAGCGAGTTTTTATCTAAAAGTAAAAGCGGTATTGATTTAGACGAACTTCCAATTTTTGCTTCAGACGGTTATCCTATTTTTCAGTTATCAGATGAAGAAGTCGAAGAAGTTGCTTTGATTTTCAAAAAGATACAAAAAGAAATCAATTCTGATTATATTTATAAATACGATTTAATCCGAAATTATGTCGCTGAATTAATTCATTTCGGACAAAAATTGCAGCCTATAACAGCACTTTATTCTAAACACAATTCGGCAGCAAGAGTTTCGTCTTTATTTGCCGAATTATTAGAAAGACAATTTCCTATAGAATCGCCAAATCAACGTTTAGAACTAAGAACTGCGAAGGATTTTGCAGAACGATTATCGGTTCACGTCAATCATTTAAATAAAGTTTTAAAAGAAAACACTGGAAAAACCACAACCGAATTAATCAGTACCAGATTAACAAACGAAGCAAAAATACTTTTAAAGCAGACAGACTGGAATATTTCTGAAATCGCCTATTCGCTTGGTTTTGAAGAATTAGCACATTTTTCAAACTTCTTTAAAAAACAAACTTCTTACACGCCGATTGCTTTTAGAGCTTAA
- a CDS encoding sensor histidine kinase codes for MSRKFDNILDNKWWQEIAVVAFSFTIYTLKNDWMLFSSLTSVLMGIFFYFILYMHAQFNRFFLLPILFKTRRPATYIFLTIFGVLVFSIVLYEITMLDMFSNCHLYQNSHQRSYMYQLASVLGTLVCILSPIIVFKFYRIHRKRTEEALLFNQMQLNSLKGQLNPHFLFNTFNTLYGISLEFPDRTPDLIMKVSQLMRYQLESNSKQCVSLEDELEFINSYVQLEKERVGYRCDITFDYKVDNQNAYKISPMLLIAFIENAFKHGTCAIEKCFVQIFITVQEGQLHLHVVNSIPKKTDAVVSTKIGLKNTIERLNLIFGKNYNLDIQDNKNTYIVDLKLQLKRFANERS; via the coding sequence ATGAGCAGAAAATTTGATAACATACTGGATAATAAGTGGTGGCAGGAGATTGCCGTCGTCGCGTTTTCCTTTACCATATACACATTAAAAAACGACTGGATGTTATTTAGTTCTTTAACTTCCGTTTTAATGGGCATTTTTTTCTACTTCATTCTTTACATGCACGCCCAGTTTAATCGTTTTTTTCTTCTTCCCATTTTATTTAAAACCCGCCGTCCGGCAACTTATATTTTCTTAACCATTTTTGGAGTTCTTGTTTTCTCGATTGTTTTGTATGAGATCACCATGCTCGATATGTTCAGCAATTGTCATTTGTATCAAAATTCGCATCAGCGAAGTTATATGTATCAATTGGCGAGCGTTTTAGGAACTTTGGTTTGTATTTTAAGCCCTATTATTGTTTTTAAATTCTACAGAATTCACAGAAAACGTACTGAAGAAGCTTTGCTTTTCAACCAAATGCAGCTGAATTCTTTGAAAGGACAGTTGAATCCGCATTTTTTATTTAATACCTTTAATACGCTTTACGGAATTAGTTTAGAATTTCCGGACAGAACACCGGATTTAATCATGAAGGTTTCGCAGCTAATGCGTTATCAGCTGGAAAGCAACAGCAAACAATGCGTATCTTTAGAAGATGAATTAGAATTCATTAACAGTTACGTTCAGCTTGAAAAAGAGCGTGTCGGCTATCGATGCGATATAACTTTTGATTATAAAGTAGACAATCAAAATGCTTATAAAATTTCGCCGATGCTTTTAATTGCTTTTATTGAAAATGCTTTTAAACACGGAACCTGCGCTATAGAAAAGTGTTTTGTTCAAATTTTTATTACGGTTCAGGAAGGACAGCTTCATCTTCATGTTGTAAATTCAATTCCAAAGAAAACCGATGCTGTGGTTTCAACTAAAATTGGTTTAAAAAATACAATCGAAAGATTGAATTTAATTTTTGGAAAGAATTATAATCTGGATATTCAGGATAATAAAAATACTTATATTGTTGATTTGAAACTGCAATTGAAAAGATTTGCTAATGAGAGATCCTAA
- a CDS encoding TolC family protein, with product MYFKKITILFFLIFASASYCQTLSLKEAIKTGLENYGSIKAKNNYTNASKETLKQSRRDYLPNLNLSAQQDYGTVNGQNGPLYGFGGLGVASSGLPLPEQNWNSAFGALYLVNMNWDFFTFGKTQEKINLSKIDVLAKEKDLQQEKFQQEIKISAAYLNLLASQRLLISQQKNLDCAEVFKKTAAARVKNGLLAGVDSTLATAEVSKAKIALNLAKNFVKEQNNKLVDLMGVAPQDFVADTLFVTQIPKELVTKETAGDSLHPLLQFYKTKIDYSNQQVKLYKRFYYPTMSAFGVLQTRASGFDSSYATNQNAFTRNYWDGVNPDRTNYLIGVGITWNLTTPFRSSKQVSAQKFVSQAMQEEYNQADRELKSQLNFAEDKIKITLENYAEAPIQVEAAKRAYIQKSTLYKNGLTDLTDLTQTMYVLNRAEIDRDIVNNNVWQSYLLKVAATGNFDLFINEF from the coding sequence ATGTACTTCAAAAAAATTACCATTTTATTTTTCTTGATTTTTGCCTCAGCCAGTTATTGTCAAACCCTGTCTTTAAAAGAAGCAATAAAAACCGGGCTTGAGAATTACGGTTCTATCAAAGCAAAAAACAATTACACCAATGCATCAAAGGAGACTTTAAAACAGTCTCGCCGTGATTACCTGCCGAATCTTAACTTATCGGCACAGCAGGATTACGGAACTGTAAACGGACAAAACGGGCCATTGTATGGTTTTGGAGGTCTCGGAGTTGCTTCTTCCGGGTTACCACTTCCGGAACAAAACTGGAATTCGGCTTTTGGCGCACTTTATTTAGTCAACATGAACTGGGATTTTTTCACTTTTGGAAAAACACAGGAAAAAATCAATTTATCTAAAATTGATGTTCTGGCTAAAGAAAAAGATTTACAACAGGAAAAATTTCAGCAGGAAATCAAAATTTCGGCTGCCTATTTAAATCTGTTAGCAAGCCAAAGATTACTGATTTCACAGCAAAAGAACTTAGACTGCGCAGAAGTTTTTAAAAAGACCGCTGCTGCGAGAGTTAAAAACGGATTATTGGCAGGAGTCGATTCGACTTTGGCAACTGCAGAAGTTTCTAAAGCTAAAATTGCTTTAAACCTTGCCAAAAATTTCGTTAAGGAACAAAACAACAAATTAGTCGATTTAATGGGAGTTGCACCTCAGGATTTTGTCGCTGATACTCTTTTTGTAACACAGATTCCAAAAGAATTAGTTACCAAAGAAACCGCAGGAGACAGTCTTCACCCATTATTACAATTCTATAAAACGAAAATCGATTACAGCAACCAGCAGGTTAAATTGTATAAAAGATTCTACTATCCTACAATGAGTGCTTTTGGGGTTTTACAAACCAGAGCTTCGGGATTTGATTCTTCGTATGCAACCAATCAAAACGCTTTTACAAGAAATTACTGGGATGGTGTAAATCCGGATCGTACTAACTACTTAATTGGAGTTGGAATTACCTGGAATTTAACTACGCCTTTTAGATCCAGCAAACAAGTAAGCGCTCAGAAATTTGTTTCTCAGGCCATGCAGGAAGAATACAATCAGGCAGACAGAGAATTAAAATCGCAGTTGAATTTTGCCGAAGATAAAATCAAAATTACTTTGGAAAATTATGCCGAAGCACCGATTCAGGTTGAAGCAGCTAAAAGAGCTTACATACAAAAATCGACTTTATACAAAAACGGTTTAACTGATCTAACCGATTTAACACAAACAATGTATGTTTTAAATCGTGCTGAAATCGATCGAGATATTGTCAATAATAACGTGTGGCAGTCGTACTTATTAAAAGTCGCTGCAACAGGAAATTTTGACTTATTTATAAATGAATTTTAA